In Glycine max cultivar Williams 82 chromosome 10, Glycine_max_v4.0, whole genome shotgun sequence, the DNA window TGTTTGGTTGGTTTTGTAGTTTGAAGGTTATATTTGTATACTCTCAATGAAGTAGTAGCAACATTGCTGTTATTTTCCTACGATTTTTGTGAGTGTAAAATTAGTATTGAAGAATCTTTCcctttacataataaattaagtGAAAATCTAGTCTATTTTTTGTTCATGCGACAGGATAATGTTATTTTGATTAGCAGTGATGTGTATCCTAAGTTGAATTAATCtgattattaatattatgttgAAAAGCTAAAGATGCACTTATTTTGTGACTTTCTTTCTTACATGACATTTAATATGGGACAGaggaagtgttttttttttgaaaggccaacaaaattatcattaattcatATAAATCTTTACATCTGTTTATGTACAAGATGTACCATGAAACAGTGTATGCATACACCAAAAAAGGCTATGAGTACGCCACAAAAAACAGTCATCATCCCCAAAAGCTATCACCAATCCAAAAAACAGAGTCTTGGGTTCTAACACCATTAGGAAAAGAATATACCTGGTTAGATCCCCCACCCTATATAATACCCATTGCCAAGAAACTACCTTGATGTGTCAAAATATCCAGCGAAGTCAGCATTttctatttgaaaataatagcaTTTCTACTTAGCCAGACACACCAGCAGGTAGCATGCCATAATATATGCTTCACCCTCCTTGATTTTCTCCCAGGCAATAACCCTCCAAATTGTTTAAACAATTGTCCAAAAGTCTGTGGCATGACCAAATTAACTCCCACCCACGCAATAACCTGACGCCAAATGCTAGCGGTCACCTGACACGCATAGAACAAATGATGgacatcttcctcttcctccatTACATAAACTGCATATCCTAGACATGTCTAGAGTTAGAGCCCTTCTTACTAATTGATCACTAGTAGGTAGCCTATTTTGCTATAGACACCATGACAGGACAGAGGAAGTAGTTGTATATGTGCCAATCGATTCTGGCACAAGGAGGAGACTtgcaaaaatagtttttattttgtattactTGAGGAAAACTATTATGATGAAAAACGTGCACATGATACATCACTTTTGTAATGAAGATCGGATGGTGATTGATCTAATCATCCAATGTACTATTTTAATATGTAAGGAAAACGGACTTTGTACGTGGGTTGGGTACCCCTTATACTCTTGGTTAATCAGAAATTTGTGGATACCTTGAAGTTTGCATCAGGGGATAAAATCAGTACTCCTAATTAATACATTCTTTTTTGGCTgataaaaacaacaacaaaaaaacatgaatccATTGTGACTACACTGCAATGATGGCAATccttattttttcttgataatcatattattgttgttataaaATATTCGTCAGTATTACTTGGATCAACGGTGTTCATTATTATTActacatataaaatattatttagtaaaaaaacttaaaatagagAAACTCTTCTAAAATTGTGGATAATCAAGTAAGCGTAAATGTCATAATTCTTGGCAACGAAATAAAGACgataattatgtttgttttcttttttatatctattttattttatgtgaaatTTCTTATTACTTTATAAttgcttttcctttttaaattcatgtcttattttaagttaaaatatattggaATAATATTAGCCATAAAATCGGGACAAGAGAAATGATAatattgtttcattttattctattattccAATTTTCATTGCCACCAAAATCAATCAGCAAACCGAAAGTTATTATCCTACGCTATCCCTAGGGGCATCTTGAATCGTATACCATCACCTAGAGACTCTGTATATATAGTTGTTGTATTGTATTAAGTTTCTATTCAGAGATTCATAATTAATAACTACAGTACGATATGTATCAGTACTTCCCATAAACATGATTTCCATCATGAATCGGTCACCAACTTAAAAACCTTATCCAAATTAATTAGACTTTAAATCTGCTTATTTCATATTCCTAATAAGCTATACTAATTAAGAGAATAATTCTTAAGCTAATTGCTATCtcttagtattttaatttttaagtgtcTCAAAAAGGTGTGATGTTACAAGTTTAGGAAGATTCAAACCGCCTGATTATTTTTTAGGGCTGCGACTGCGAGATTATATTCCGAGATCCATTGTATtgttactgataaaaaaaaacttcccaTTCCAGATATTACAATACTTAGCGTTTAGTAGAGTTTATGCTAAAATTATCATATGATTGCACTCAGATGTGATTTTGCAACTATATATTCTCTACCCTGTGATTGGTGAATCAGAATCCTTATCCTCTTTATCACCTCCCCACTCCCCAGTGAGCCTTTAGCATAAAGGCTGGGCTACATCAGCTCCCATACCAAATACGGATGTAAGAATGTTATTTATTAGCATTGCAATTTTcattcacaaataaaaaaaaaagttattcttATAGGGAAATAAAGGATGACTTAGTGTCATTCCCTTCAATGGGACTCATCTCCATATACCCGATATAATGAAAATGTTCACTACTTGTCAtaccattctcaatcttttacTTTTAGTAAGCTCAAATGCTCAATTATTGTTTGTTTAGAATACAGCTTAGAAAATCAGGAACACAGTTTTTGAACAACAAAGACAATTATATctacaaaaaataatcaaatcgaTCGATGTGGGGTAAGTGGTTTTTGTACTTATGGGCTGCGATAACCAATCAAAGTAAACAAGATCAGTCTTCCTAAACAAAGGAAAGGAAAGTAAAAGGGTCTCAGTCTCATTCTCGATCCCTATTATGGAGTTTGGTCTAGTCACGCTTACATTTGATAGAGAGAgggttgatttgatttgattgcaAGTAAGGGAGAATGAgtattatttatctatctatatcCATCTACCATTCTAATCTCTGGCTTTCAAAGGTTCCAATTCCCATTCCCATGAATAATTAGCACAGAGAGAGCACATGCTTCGGTGCCACCTTTCCAATCTAAAACCAACTAGATACGGCAGCTTATCCAGCTGACACATGTTATCGCATATATATGCTGCCATTCACTTCCTCTACGATAGTATTTACCAGTAATTTAAGACCACTAATTCAAAAATCAGAAACAAAATCTATATATAACATTTAatgttatcaattataatttttattgtcatttataatcaaaatcattattctAAGGTAAAACAAAAGAGGGGTATAGAATGATGCTGTAGACTCAATAAGTGGCTCCAAATTTTAGCACGTTGGGGAAAGAATCATGCACAAGCAAGAACAGTTGGCAGCTTTATTTTAATACAGATCacatgtattttttgtttatgaaagataatcttattcaaattaaataaaattatgataaataatgaaattagattaaatgtatttttctattatgatatataatattatttgaaatgaataaaattatgatgaataaaaaaaaattattttaaatatttactgtATATTAGTGGTTTGTTGGCGATGCGTTATTGTTGCATGAATAAAATGTGAGTCATTTATTTCTTTGGCCATTTGTTTTTGACCGTGCCCTTTATTTTCTCACGAAGACTTTGAAAACTGCACAGTAAATGTAAAGAGCAATAGCTGTGGTTGAATGGTGTGAGGGAtgtttcttttcttgattcgtagaacagaaaaataaaattgaacgtAGCAGACAAGAACTTTATAAGGAGTCCTTATCTGTGGTTGAACGTAGAAACCGCTGTAGCCACGCCCTCTCTCTCTCTGGCTCCATTATAATTGATATCTTAGTTTAATCGCCAAAGTGTAGCTTCATTCATATGTGTTGCTTTCAAATCATATCAATGCCCTTATTATTGTGTCACTGTCACACATCATGCGCATGCACTAAGTGTTTTCTAAGACCTCAAACTCAATAAAGAGATAGATTCATCGCTGTAATGTGACACTGACACAGCTTTATAATAGcattttgttttcttcagtTGTTGTGAATTAATTGGTGGCACCCCAGCCGTTAATTTAGCAAAGGATAAGGATTTGGTTGAGATTACTGTTTCAAGGTCTTAGAATGAGACTCACTCTGCCTTGGCTCAGTCAAACTGAAAATTGAGCCTTAATTTAAcatttgtaaatataaataacacatTACACATGCACGTGCCTTTCAATGATTACTGACCAGCTCCGTCTACTGTAAGCAACTAATTCTTTGAAGAAttgctattcaattttttattattttgagagGTATTCTCTAGTCTTTATAGCCACTATTCAACATTAGATATGGATACACTTAATTGTCAAAACTTTATTATGAACAATGTTCATGTCTAATATTTGATTGTTTAAAATAAGATTCTCTCGGGTAAAATACACatgaaaaaccaaaagaaagtttcgtctatttttttaattaaagaattataaaacaaaaattatccaagattttcatttttctaatatGTTTAAAATGACTTTATACAGAGTATGAAGAGAGAACAAAAGCAAGGAAGAGAGGAGAGAAAAAGAACCACGGGagagaataaaacaaaaaaagagaaaaaaatagtaaatataatttatataatgatGGTATAGAATTTAAGACATTTAATTCACAATTTTTGCTATAACTTTTAACAAACTTCAACAATGGGAGATATtgtgctttaaaaaaaattataaagagaagaagaaaacttAATTTCCAaatattaagttaaaattaagttttttagttaattttaatgattAGACACTTCATCATAATACAggaagaaacaacaataaatatatttttgtattacgACTCTCTTTGCGAGTGTAATAAATGAAAGAAGGGGATGAGGGGACATGACATGAGCATGTCATGGTCTTCAACTTTGTGATTTCCTTTATATGTTTGTGTGTTTTAGTCctcttaaatttgatttaagttttagtttttattttattttttattttaaatcttgcaacttttaaattttaaaaatttatatatatactttaataatgcaacacaacatatttaaatacatattatgctattactaaaaaatagggaatattttaaaaatattttaatacttttaaggattaaaattaatattttctttcaaagagaaaagcctgataaaatcatatttatagaaattaaaaaaatgcaagtttatattcttttatatatttagttggtgcctttgaaaaaaaatgaaatttttaaattttctctttattttcaaaaaaatatatagaaagacATGGAATGCTTTTTTCTGTCtcctaattttaataattgggAATATTTTTGCAgctaaattagaaattttttaatctaaataaaaaaatattaaaacatttatCAAATATATTCTTTACCCAAATAATTTAAGATTTCAATCTTGATTGATCattatgaaataaatcatactGATCTCATTTGTGTTCAGGAAcgtcaacaaaaaataatcagcACTTGGACAACAACTTTATACTAAAACTTCTAATATCGTAAGGAAAATAAGATTAAAGCGTTTATATCTAAATTACCACTCTATTCAGATTTATATAAATCAAGACCCCTGTACGCGACTACGCGACAGTTTAAAGTAAAGAAAGAAGTGACCCTGCCAAATGGATATTTGATAAGATGATTTATCTTTGAGTATTGAAtgctttatattttcttttaaaaaattatcttaacattataattatttttttaatctaaaatttatcataataaatcacaaaataaataaaatttgataaaaagaaatattaaataagttttaaaattaattaaaaaagtattccTATAAGGCACGTCATATCATATATAAGGTATTACAATCAACATCTTCTCCCAAATGAACTAAAATTGAACCAACGCATCAGTTCaagtagtaaatatttttttttaaaagtaaaattttgaattcaagttttataaataaataaaaaagtgtcgagaaaattatatttttctcaaataagattaatttactTCGActtaagttatttaaaaatttaaagtaatgtTCAAATATGAAAagtcttaaataaaaatattaattaaaattaaaaggaaagaaacaaTAACTATACTACATAATATATAGGTTAATAGGTGTCCCACTGTCCCAAGAAGTAAAATGGGTAAAGACATGCAATAATCAATACCAAAAAAAAGACATGCAATAATTGCATTATAAATAGTTAGATAAAAGTTTATGGTTGAAATTCTGAATTGATGTAACATTCAATGAAACATATTTCTCGAAAAAAAATGGTTGTGTTTACATAAACTGTccttcaagaagaaaatgactCTGCTAAATGATTTTACTGTAGTAGTTATTAacaagtaaataaatatttcacacaaatgttatgataataaaaaaagtaaataaccTTTTTAAGTGTACTTGGCTTTCTTTTAGAAGCAAgtatttgggtttattttagttttagttttcagttaatatatatttatttgtaattatatcttcttctttatttcttaaaagtttacaaagaaaattataaaataacaattttatttgcaatttattgaaataaaaaagaaaattgaaaacaaaataataattttataattttgttcaaaatatatcaaccaaaacaaaataaaacaaaccaaACCCTCTACCTTCCCATATATCCAAAATGCCAAAATATTTTCAACCTGTGATGCTATCAAATTATTGTACCAAATATTTTCAAGAGAAATGAttgttaaaaaagaataattcacGAATAATGCGAGAATAGTTACTCTATGGATCCATCAATTCAAGCGAATTTGATGCTATacttatttcttaaataaaaaaatttaaggctCAATGAATTTTATCCtcatttaatgaaattttaccTCTCACTTACACTAACAGTAACTTAAAATTTGTATCACCAAAGTCATGTTTTTGAAAGGCACATTCCTATCATGTATTATCGATGAAACATTCTTATAACATACAGCTCTCCCTATTTTTTTCCTAATCtgtaattaaaagaagaaatattaCACAGGAGACTGACACTGTTTGCCACACATGCTTCGTACAATTTTTATTCGTCTGTAAAGTAGTTTTTGTGAAAGCCTTATGTGCAAACTAATTGGCGATGAGCTAAGCTTTTTAACCAAGAAAAGCGGGTTCTTTCATTGAAGGTATTTTTGAATCTATAGAAATCACTTTTTATCCAAAAGTTCAAATTCCTGATGACATTTATTTGGTTCATGTGAATGACATACAGCCAAGAATATTTCTTAGTCAATTTCTTCATTGACAAGATTTGAGAAATGTGCGATCACTGCAAAATATTCCCAAGGTTGAGAGTTCAAATGAAATATTTGGTAAAATATTATCCTCTTCCCTGCTTATGATTGCAGCAAGAAGACAAGGGAGCTGGTAGAGTGGTAGACTAGTCAAGTAGTTTAGAGTTCTTACCGAAGGCACTTGCTTGTTATGCACCATTATCTACAATTCTTATTAacttttcaagaatcaaaatgaTGAGCTTGTACTAATAACACATAGGGTACTCATCAGTTTAATGAGTGAACCCCACTACTTATTACAAGTGGCTAGCTGCTCTTGGAGATATGAAGACAAGTAGCATTCTTCACAATCTTTAGAGATCGTTATTTATGTCATACTTATTTTGCAAGTGTCACTCCATCACAAGATGTGACTTCactattctttacttttttctttcttttgagggctcaaacagaaaaaaaaatctcatttacaTGAAATAGATATAGATATCCAGGAACAAAaagaggataaaataaaaacgaaTTATGTTCAAAATGCCACTTATAACAGCCAAGATACACTGTCTTGGTCAAATTACAACTTTTCCAACTTCTAATAAATCTGAAACAGGGGAACTCTAATACCATCTCCTgcattttctatttaaaatacTATATTTCAAGAGGTTCATATCAAATAACCTTACACTTAGTACTAATTTCTACCTATGAGAATGTATACTCACACTAAGAATCAGTATAGCATAAGAatcttcaaacttttttttctttcgataATATAACATCCCACGATGAAAAGAGCTTGAGATGCATGCCTTCTCTTGCCAACACTGTCACATAGCCTCCATGTTCCATAAAGTAGAATCCCCCATGCTGTCTAGCATCCATCCATTTCCTGCTGTCTGAAAATCAAACTGTGGGAAGTCGTAAGTATCCATTGCTGAAAGGGGATCCATGTTTATGCCTTCCATGCCATAGTTATTGGTATCAACATAGCAATTGTCCTGGATTGGATAACTGCAAACATTGTTCTCAAACACATTTGAAGGACTTTTGGGGTGTTCAGAAATTTCAAGTAGCTGTGAAAATTGGAAGGAATCTGGGGATGGATTGATGGGGTTGGACATAGTATTAAAATGATTTGCATCATCCATAATAAATTCCCTTTGTGGAGGAGATGAGGAAGAAGACATAGAAGGATTAATATTGAAGCTGCTTGACATTGAACTCATAGAAGCTTCTCCGGAATTCCCTAAATTCATCATGTTTGTCATGGAAGAGTGATGAGGGCTTGGAGAATTGCTCTGTTCCATCTTTTGGAGCAATCTTGGCATCCAAAAACACTTGACAGCATCAATGAATCTCTTGCTACCAGATTCAATGTTAAGTTGGCGTGCCTGTTTCTGTATCCTTGTTCTCCAATAGTTCTTGATCTCATTGTCTGTTCTTCCTGGCAGATGCTGAGCAATTTTTGACCACCTATTCCCCaaatgaacaacaacaaaagcatGTCAAACTCAAACTCATTGTGGTTCACAAGGCATTTTTTGAGtgcataaatatttaaatactcaTTTTATGGACAGATCATTGATTAATAATTACCTGTTACCCCACTTGGAATGGAGTTCAAGGATCAAGAGTTGCTCCTGTGGAGTGAGGTTCCCTCTCTTAATGTCTGGTTTCAAATAATTCAGCCATCTAAGTCTGCAACTTTTTCCAGTCCTCTTCAATCCTGAAATGTTggaataatgttaaaaaaaaagagagtataAAACAGTgagaaataataatgaaattattgctCTCTTAACTTTAAGAGTGCATGGAATCTGTACCTGCACTTTTGGCTAACATATTCCAACGGCCTTCACCATGACGAGCAATATAGTGTATGAGTAAGCTGTCTTCTTCAAGAGTCCAAGGACCTCTTCTCAGCTCACTCTCTTCTTCATTAGAACTCAAATCTCTCTTTGCAATTGTGGAcatggttggtgtttttgtggGGTTCTTTAAGTTATTACAAAGAAAGTATGATATATATGGATCAGAACAATTAGAAATGATGAGTTCGAGTGAGTGTTTCTACAACACcataggcctatatatatatatatatactccccACGGAATTTTGTTTAATGGGTTTGGTAGACTATGCTAGGGAACAAGAGGCTATAACGTTATAGCTCGCGGAATAATAAAACCAAAGTTgtgattatatattattatgtgtCCTTTTTCATAATAGGGTTCCACTTATATTATTCCTTAGTTTTGCAAAACACCCTGACAAAGATACTTCCAAGTGTTAACAAAACACACCCTGACGTGTCCATTGAACCCTTATTACCTCCCActaaacaaaatcaaagaatCTAAACTGTTAACAAAAGCGGGAATATATTAAGGTTATATATGCTATTAACTATGGGAGTTAACTGAGTTAGGAGTAGTGCAAATCAAGAATTTTCCTCTACTCTCTGGAGAAGATTTTGGAGACTTGACTAATATGTAGATGTTGATTGTGCAAAAATTAGTTGTggaataatttgattattaaacaAGGTTCCAGTGCACTTTTTTGCTTTTATAATCGATTCTAGCTTGCAGAAACTAAGAGAAATAAAACACGTTAAAGATTCTTTCATAAGTTTGCATGTGCCCCATGTTAATGACTAAAGAAAAACTCCATAATGTTCTTTTTTAACTTCTAGAGAATCCAGTATCTTTCTTGTCGTAATATATATCTGAACGTGAAACCAATGttctagaaagaaagaaaaagaaaatattttcaagtaaGGGAAATTTAACCTACATTTCCAATGGTGTATATGCTTTTATTTCGGACTAGGGTAACACTTTATACAGAAGTAGAAGCAGCAAAAAtacgtcatttttttttttttgccatctGATTCACCTCTAAATCTATACACAGTTACGCTACTACTCTACAGTCTACACAATGATTGCATTTTTCTTATTCTGTGAGAGTTCTCTCTCAAAAGTTGTCCTTTACATCTCTGTTCAAGTAAGTGGTcttcatcacttttttttttataatcacaGTTGTTACCATGCTTGTTTTTCCTGCAGAAAAAGACTCTTTAGAAAAGTAACTACACTTCTTTTCCGCTAGCATAATGACTTGCCTATTACGTAATTAACTTTGGGTCTCCTGACTATTGCCGTCGGGAGTTAAAGCTGAAGAAATAAGTGActatattttgataattaaaagttataaacatttaatcaactattcattatttatttatttttttatttttattgcattacatcattaatcaaatcaattatttatttctcatatctttctttctctctcaaggTGTATACAATTTAAAGATTGTTTAAGGAacatttttcaaagaaataataaagaaatttgtttaattatgttatacgagtatattaaaaatcattgttgtgtattaataatattttttaagagtttaataGAGATGTATTGTGACTCTAAATCAgtcaataattattattgatgtaactttactataaaaaaaagaaaacaacacattgtatattatgatttgtgattaaataatatatcaatcttttatattatcaatacatacattatttatttatttttaataaaaaaataatatatgcactAACTATGAGaatgattaaatgataatatatataaaagttttacattatcatttaattaaaaacattatacATGATAACTGTTCCGGCATGACTTGAGAGGGAGCCTTTATGTGCTTCTCACGAGCTTCAAAGTTCATCTTTGAACAATCCCTAGCTCCAACGGTAATTGATATGTAGATTCCTAGTTGGCACAAGGGAGAAACCATCTAAAAGGATTCTAATGCTTAAGATTCTATGTGACTAATATGAGGTGATTAGGATTTTTGGCATACTTAAATTGTGTAGCTCTGTATGTTTTTATAACTTTCGTTTTTATAATATGAGTTAAGATAggataattatcttatttttaaagataaagtcATTATATTTAAGTGACTAAGTACTTTAAACTGTTGCTAGTTGATAAAGAGATTATTGTTGTTATCGCTGGAGATTGTATTGAATCTTTCCTATTCCATTGACATTTCTTGCTAGTAACGTACTCGCACTTTCATTattactttttacatttttcattcattttcgaAAACTACATTTCAAAATGGGATTTGGGAAATgtagaaaacaataataaaaatgcaagaaacAACAACCTTCTCTACATTAACCTGAGAGGATTGGGTTTTGTTATATTTGGACTAGGCCAAgtctgaaataatttttttttacttttataataattaattaaaaattatatttattgatttacaacagaatttttttatacttagaaTGCATAACTTTA includes these proteins:
- the LOC100780759 gene encoding transcription factor MYB62, with product MSTIAKRDLSSNEEESELRRGPWTLEEDSLLIHYIARHGEGRWNMLAKSAGLKRTGKSCRLRWLNYLKPDIKRGNLTPQEQLLILELHSKWGNRWSKIAQHLPGRTDNEIKNYWRTRIQKQARQLNIESGSKRFIDAVKCFWMPRLLQKMEQSNSPSPHHSSMTNMMNLGNSGEASMSSMSSSFNINPSMSSSSSPPQREFIMDDANHFNTMSNPINPSPDSFQFSQLLEISEHPKSPSNVFENNVCSYPIQDNCYVDTNNYGMEGINMDPLSAMDTYDFPQFDFQTAGNGWMLDSMGDSTLWNMEAM